TGCGGAAAGTAAAGGGGGCAGAGGAGTTGTAACCGCTCTTTCTCCTTCGAGCGAAAGCTTAACCATCTGCCCGGGTTTGATTTCCAGTTTTTCTCTTATTTCAATGGGGATGACCACCTGGCCTTTTGATGATGTTTTAACTGTATGCATTTGGTTTTACCTCGTAACACTGGTTAAGCTGACTAAAAGTGTAAATTTATAAAAGTAGTATGTCAATATTCATGAAAATTTTTACCAGTATCAAGCATCCAGCATCTGACTGCTAATTCCCCTGACGCTTTAATGCTTCTGTCAAACAGATTCAGGCTAAAATCAGCAAAAGCGATGTAAGCATTGACTCATTATTATTATCTGCCTATACTTCGTGATCTAATAAAAAATAAGCTGCAATTTAAAACAGGAGGGAAACAGATGCGCAAATTATCAATAATGGTATTTGTTCTTTTGGCAATTTTATCAGTCTCATTTTTAATGGCCTGTTCAACCGCTGATACAGGTGCCACGAGTTATGCGGAAGACAGGGCACTGATAGAAGACCTTCAGGCCCGCTACTTGTTTGCCCTGGATTTTGGCGATATGGATACCTATGCGAAGACATTTACCGAGGATGGTATCCTGGACATTGTAGGTTTTAAATGGCAGGGGAGGGAAAATATCAAGAGAGAGCTAGGGGCCATGTCTGCAAACATGGAAAAGGAAAATCCAGCCCTTGAGGAGGGTGAAAAGGAATTATA
The genomic region above belongs to Deltaproteobacteria bacterium and contains:
- a CDS encoding nuclear transport factor 2 family protein; protein product: MRKLSIMVFVLLAILSVSFLMACSTADTGATSYAEDRALIEDLQARYLFALDFGDMDTYAKTFTEDGILDIVGFKWQGRENIKRELGAMSANMEKENPALEEGEKELYPATGRHNITNIVIKINGNRATGRAYWFHVGNDNPERKAVLNSYGYYEDEMEKVNGEWLFSKRIIYNEQMAEWIGSAKNPAW
- a CDS encoding AbrB/MazE/SpoVT family DNA-binding domain-containing protein produces the protein MHTVKTSSKGQVVIPIEIREKLEIKPGQMVKLSLEGERAVTTPLPPLLSALKKIVPLN